One window of the Eucalyptus grandis isolate ANBG69807.140 chromosome 6, ASM1654582v1, whole genome shotgun sequence genome contains the following:
- the LOC104449947 gene encoding RWD domain-containing protein 1 isoform X1, which translates to MTDYELEQSMEIEALEAILMEDFKEIHSSESGLNTSNKCFQINISPQEDELDESTTTPVQLALIFAHTEKYPDEPPLLSTKSLRGIPSEDLRILKEKLQQEAAENLGMAMVYTLFTSAQEWLSERFCQKDSTEDLEEEAAKDEIVVPHGEPVTVDTFLVWRERFEAELALERAKLMPESALSATKEKRLTGRQWFESGRAKGTAAVAEESDEEDEEDIDFDDDDFEDDEDDMLEHYLAEKSDSSSHSSRRMS; encoded by the exons ATGACCG ACTACGAGCTGGAGCAGTCGATGGAAATTGAAGCATTGGAAGCTATACTTATGGAGGATTTTAAAG AGATTCATTCCAGCGAGAGTGGGTTAAATACATCCAACAAATGCTTTCAAATCAATATATCTCCACAG GAAGATGAATTAGACGAGTCAACAACTACACCag TTCAATTGGCCTTGATATTCGCCCACACAGAAAAATATCCTGACGAACCTCCACTTTTGAGTACCAAAAG TTTACGTGGGATACCGAGTGAAGATCTTAGGATATTGAAAGAAAAGCTCCAACAAGAG GCAGCTGAAAACCTTGGAATGGCTATGGTATACACTCTTTTTACATCTGCACAAGAGTGGTTGTCGGAAAGATTTTGTCAAAAAGACAGCACTGAGGACCTTGAAGAAGAGGCAGCAAAGGATGAG ATAGTTGTGCCCCATGGAGAACCAGTCACTGTGGATACATTTCTTGTGTGGAGGGAAAGGTTTGAAGCAGAGTTGGCACTAGAGCGAGCAAA GCTAATGCCAGAGTCTGCGCTTAGTGCAACCAAGGAAAAAAGGCTCACTGGAAGACAGTGGTTTGAAAGTGGAAGAGCG AAAGGTACAGCCGCAGTTGCTGAGGAATCTGAtgaggaggatgaggaagaCATTGACTTTGATGATGACGATTTTGAAG ATGATGAAGACGACATGCTGGAGCACTATCTGGCCGAGAAATCAGATTCATCATCTCATTCGTCTAGGAGAATGAGCTAA
- the LOC104449947 gene encoding RWD domain-containing protein 1 isoform X2 gives MEIEALEAILMEDFKEIHSSESGLNTSNKCFQINISPQEDELDESTTTPVQLALIFAHTEKYPDEPPLLSTKSLRGIPSEDLRILKEKLQQEAAENLGMAMVYTLFTSAQEWLSERFCQKDSTEDLEEEAAKDEIVVPHGEPVTVDTFLVWRERFEAELALERAKLMPESALSATKEKRLTGRQWFESGRAKGTAAVAEESDEEDEEDIDFDDDDFEDDEDDMLEHYLAEKSDSSSHSSRRMS, from the exons ATGGAAATTGAAGCATTGGAAGCTATACTTATGGAGGATTTTAAAG AGATTCATTCCAGCGAGAGTGGGTTAAATACATCCAACAAATGCTTTCAAATCAATATATCTCCACAG GAAGATGAATTAGACGAGTCAACAACTACACCag TTCAATTGGCCTTGATATTCGCCCACACAGAAAAATATCCTGACGAACCTCCACTTTTGAGTACCAAAAG TTTACGTGGGATACCGAGTGAAGATCTTAGGATATTGAAAGAAAAGCTCCAACAAGAG GCAGCTGAAAACCTTGGAATGGCTATGGTATACACTCTTTTTACATCTGCACAAGAGTGGTTGTCGGAAAGATTTTGTCAAAAAGACAGCACTGAGGACCTTGAAGAAGAGGCAGCAAAGGATGAG ATAGTTGTGCCCCATGGAGAACCAGTCACTGTGGATACATTTCTTGTGTGGAGGGAAAGGTTTGAAGCAGAGTTGGCACTAGAGCGAGCAAA GCTAATGCCAGAGTCTGCGCTTAGTGCAACCAAGGAAAAAAGGCTCACTGGAAGACAGTGGTTTGAAAGTGGAAGAGCG AAAGGTACAGCCGCAGTTGCTGAGGAATCTGAtgaggaggatgaggaagaCATTGACTTTGATGATGACGATTTTGAAG ATGATGAAGACGACATGCTGGAGCACTATCTGGCCGAGAAATCAGATTCATCATCTCATTCGTCTAGGAGAATGAGCTAA
- the LOC104449948 gene encoding ubiquitin carboxyl-terminal hydrolase 7 isoform X1: MLKVSVKWQKEVFPDVEIDTSQPPYVFKVQLYDLTGVPPERQKIMVKGGLLKDDADWGTLGFKQGQKLMMMGTADEIVKAPEKGPVFMEDLPEEEQAVAVGHSAGLINLGNTCYMNSTIQCLHSVPELKSALLQYPQSERRNDLDHPSHMLTVATRDLFNELDKTAKAVAPMQFWMLLRKKYPQFGQLHNGVFMQQDAEECWSQLLYTLSQSLRSPGANENPDSVKQLFGVELVSRIHCQESCEESSESETVYSLKCHISHEVNHLHEGLRHGLKSELEKASPSLGRSAIYLKESRIDGLPRYLTIQFVRFFWKRESNQKAKILRKVDYPLELDVYDFCSDDLQKKLEAPRQLLRNEEGKKLGLKVAEKSSTSKDNDVKMSDADEGSSNLARESSLTTSQDDAPVEEKQLTGIYDLVAVLTHKGRSADSGHYVAWVKQESGKWIEFDDDNPIPQREEDITKLSGGGDWHMAYICMYKARAVPM; the protein is encoded by the exons ATGCTGAAAG TGAGTGTTAAATGGCAAAAGGAGGTCTTCCCAGATGTTGAAATTGACACTAGCCAGCCACCTTATGTTTTCAAGGTCCAGTTATATGATCTGACAGGAGTCCCACCTGAGAGGCAGAAGATCATGGTTAAGGGTGGTTTATTAAAg GATGATGCCGACTGGGGTACATTAGGATTCAAGCAG GGCCAAAAATTGATGATGATGGGAACGGCAGATGAGATAGTGAAGGCCCCAGAAAAGGGTCCTGTTTTCATGGAAGATCTTCCAGAGGAAGAGCAAGCTGTTGCGGTG GGTCATAGTGCAGGTTTGATCAACTTAGGAAACACCTGCTACATGAACTCTACCATTCAATGCCTGCATTCGGTTCCAGAGTTGAAGTCTGCTTTGCTTCA GTATCCCCAATCTGAAAGAAGGAATGATTTGGATCACCCTTCTCACATGTTGACTGTTGCAACCCGTGATTTGTTCAATGAGCTCGATAAAACTGCCAAAGCAGTTGCACCCATGCAATTTTGGATG TTGTTGCGGAAAAAGTATCCTCAATTTGGCCAGCTACATAATGGTGTCTTCATGCAGCAG GATGCTGAAGAATGCTGGTCTCAACTATTATACACCCTTTCTCAGTCCCTTAGATCACCAGGTGCCAA TGAGAATCCAGATTCTGTGAAGCAACTTTTTGGAGTTGAACTTGTTAGCAG GATCCATTGCCAAGAAAGTTGTGAAGAAAGCTCAGAATCAGAGACAGTTTattcacttaaatgccatatATCACACGAGGTGAACCATTTGCATGAAGGGCTAAGACAT GGGTTGAAATCAGAATTGGAGAAGGCTTCCCCATCCCTGGGGAGGAGTGCAATTTATTTGAAAGAGTCTCGTATCGATGGCTTACCAAG ATACTTGACCATTCAATTTGTTCGTTTTTTCTGGAAGAGGGAGTCAAATCAGAAGGCCAAGATATTGCGG AAAGTAGATTATCCATTGGAGTTggatgtttatgatttttgttcaGATGATTTACAGAAAAAGTTAGAAGCTCCTCGCCAG CTTCTTaggaatgaagaaggaaaaaagctTGGTCTGAAAGTAGCAGAGAAGAGCTCTACTTCAAAAGACAATGACGTGAAGATGTCCGATGCCGAT GAGGGTTCATCAAATTTAGCCAGGGAATCATCTTTAACTACTTCCCAGGATG ATGCCCCAGTTGAGGAGAAACAGTTGACTGGAATCTATGATTTGGTTGCTGTATTGACTCACAAGGGCCGGAGTGCTGATTCAGGACATTATGTGGCTTGGGTCAAGCAAGAAAGTG GTAAATGGATTGAGTTTGATGATGACAATCCTATTCCTCAGCGGGAAGAGGACATCACAAAACTGTCTGGAGGGG gCGACTGGCATATGGCGTACATATGCATGTACAAGGCTCGAGCTGTTCCCATgtga
- the LOC104449948 gene encoding ubiquitin carboxyl-terminal hydrolase 7 isoform X2, whose product MLKVSVKWQKEVFPDVEIDTSQPPYVFKVQLYDLTGVPPERQKIMVKGGLLKDDADWGTLGFKQGQKLMMMGTADEIVKAPEKGPVFMEDLPEEEQAVAVGHSAGLINLGNTCYMNSTIQCLHSVPELKSALLQYPQSERRNDLDHPSHMLTVATRDLFNELDKTAKAVAPMQFWMLLRKKYPQFGQLHNGVFMQQDAEECWSQLLYTLSQSLRSPGANENPDSVKQLFGVELVSRIHCQESCEESSESETVYSLKCHISHEVNHLHEGLRHGLKSELEKASPSLGRSAIYLKESRIDGLPRYLTIQFVRFFWKRESNQKAKILRKVDYPLELDVYDFCSDDLQKKLEAPRQLLRNEEGKKLGLKVAEKSSTSKDNDVKMSDADGSSNLARESSLTTSQDDAPVEEKQLTGIYDLVAVLTHKGRSADSGHYVAWVKQESGKWIEFDDDNPIPQREEDITKLSGGGDWHMAYICMYKARAVPM is encoded by the exons ATGCTGAAAG TGAGTGTTAAATGGCAAAAGGAGGTCTTCCCAGATGTTGAAATTGACACTAGCCAGCCACCTTATGTTTTCAAGGTCCAGTTATATGATCTGACAGGAGTCCCACCTGAGAGGCAGAAGATCATGGTTAAGGGTGGTTTATTAAAg GATGATGCCGACTGGGGTACATTAGGATTCAAGCAG GGCCAAAAATTGATGATGATGGGAACGGCAGATGAGATAGTGAAGGCCCCAGAAAAGGGTCCTGTTTTCATGGAAGATCTTCCAGAGGAAGAGCAAGCTGTTGCGGTG GGTCATAGTGCAGGTTTGATCAACTTAGGAAACACCTGCTACATGAACTCTACCATTCAATGCCTGCATTCGGTTCCAGAGTTGAAGTCTGCTTTGCTTCA GTATCCCCAATCTGAAAGAAGGAATGATTTGGATCACCCTTCTCACATGTTGACTGTTGCAACCCGTGATTTGTTCAATGAGCTCGATAAAACTGCCAAAGCAGTTGCACCCATGCAATTTTGGATG TTGTTGCGGAAAAAGTATCCTCAATTTGGCCAGCTACATAATGGTGTCTTCATGCAGCAG GATGCTGAAGAATGCTGGTCTCAACTATTATACACCCTTTCTCAGTCCCTTAGATCACCAGGTGCCAA TGAGAATCCAGATTCTGTGAAGCAACTTTTTGGAGTTGAACTTGTTAGCAG GATCCATTGCCAAGAAAGTTGTGAAGAAAGCTCAGAATCAGAGACAGTTTattcacttaaatgccatatATCACACGAGGTGAACCATTTGCATGAAGGGCTAAGACAT GGGTTGAAATCAGAATTGGAGAAGGCTTCCCCATCCCTGGGGAGGAGTGCAATTTATTTGAAAGAGTCTCGTATCGATGGCTTACCAAG ATACTTGACCATTCAATTTGTTCGTTTTTTCTGGAAGAGGGAGTCAAATCAGAAGGCCAAGATATTGCGG AAAGTAGATTATCCATTGGAGTTggatgtttatgatttttgttcaGATGATTTACAGAAAAAGTTAGAAGCTCCTCGCCAG CTTCTTaggaatgaagaaggaaaaaagctTGGTCTGAAAGTAGCAGAGAAGAGCTCTACTTCAAAAGACAATGACGTGAAGATGTCCGATGCCGAT GGTTCATCAAATTTAGCCAGGGAATCATCTTTAACTACTTCCCAGGATG ATGCCCCAGTTGAGGAGAAACAGTTGACTGGAATCTATGATTTGGTTGCTGTATTGACTCACAAGGGCCGGAGTGCTGATTCAGGACATTATGTGGCTTGGGTCAAGCAAGAAAGTG GTAAATGGATTGAGTTTGATGATGACAATCCTATTCCTCAGCGGGAAGAGGACATCACAAAACTGTCTGGAGGGG gCGACTGGCATATGGCGTACATATGCATGTACAAGGCTCGAGCTGTTCCCATgtga
- the LOC104449949 gene encoding dof zinc finger protein DOF1.7 produces the protein MGMMGTTWLIVRIFTPTTSKLSNLSLPRDLKTEFVTAIHRKVPGFRGAVSIATREMQETTAFQSTKLLFPEQERLICPRCDSTNTKFCYFNNYNLSQPRHFCKNCKRYWTKGGSLRNIPVGGGTRKKSSTKRASNPKRQNQDPDPDPRPSKHGLQLQESATADSLQSNATEGALLEGPNSSGLGAGSGGYGVSLNPGSSLGLGSVMGPEPELDSRRGGGGREDHFGHARWSCYLEYTNFKTTTEERW, from the exons ATGGGGATGATGGGGACG ACTTGGCTTATCGTCAGGATCTTCACTCCTACCACTTCAAAGCTCAGTAACTTATCACTCCCTCGTGATCTCAAAACCGAATTCGTCACTGCCATTCATCGCAAAGTTCCAGGCTTTCGTGGCGCTGTCAGTATCGCGACCAGAGAGATGCAAGAGACGACAGCGTTTCAGAGCACGAAGCTACTGTTCCCAGAGCAAGAGAGGCTGATATGCCCACGTTGCGATTCGACCAACACCAAGTTCTGCTACTTCAACAACTACAACCTCTCCCAGCCCCGCCATTTCTGCAAGAACTGCAAGCGCTACTGGACCAAAGGCGGCTCTCTCCGCAACATCCCCGTCGGCGGCGGCACCCGCAAGAAATCCTCCACCAAGCGGGCCTCCAACCCGAAACGCCAGAACCAGGATCCGGATCCTGACCCGAGACCCAGTAAGCACGGGCTGCAGCTCCAAGAGTCGGCCACAGCCGACTCCTTGCAGTCTAACGCCACAGAAGGGGCCCTGTTGGAGGGTCCGAACTCGAGCGGATTGGGGGCGGGATCCGGTGGATATGGGGTTAGCCTGAACCCGGGCTCGAGCTTGGGTTTGGGTTCTGTCATGGGGCCTGAACCAGAGCTTGACTCGCGACGTGGCGGCGGAGGGCGGGAGGATCATTTTGGACATGCAAGATGGTCTTGCTATCTAGAGTACACCAACTTCAAGACTACTACGGAGGAGAGATGGTGA
- the LOC104449950 gene encoding uncharacterized protein LOC104449950, which produces MASKLLQLQKKAAEATGYAAKHGNAYYKQLMEQNKQYVQEPPTVEKCQLLSNQLLYTRLASIPGRREAFWKEVDYLKQLWKNKEELNIENAGIAALFGLECFAWFCAGEIIGRGFTITGYHV; this is translated from the exons ATGGCGTCGAAGTTGCTTCAATTGCAGAAGAAGGCAGCTGAGGCGACTGGGTATGCGGCGAAGCATGGGAATGCCTACTACAAGCAGTTGATGGAGCAGAACAAGCAATACGTTCAGGAGCCGCCCACTGTGGAGAAGTGCCAACTGTTGTCCAACCAGTTGCTTTACACTCGTCTTGCCAG CATCCCTGGTAGACGTGAGGCATTTTGGAAGGAAGTGGATTACCTCAAGCAACTATGGAAGAACAAGGAGGAGCTGAACATTGAGAATGCTGGCATAGCTGCTTTGTTTGGTCTTGAGTGTTTTGCCTGGTTCTGTGCCGGTGAGATTATTGGAAGGGGGTTTACTATCACAGGATATCATGTCTGA